Proteins from a genomic interval of Oreochromis aureus strain Israel breed Guangdong linkage group 6, ZZ_aureus, whole genome shotgun sequence:
- the LOC120440773 gene encoding uncharacterized protein LOC120440773, translating to MMNMRGVKERGTLDQFVVHQATAEADMVTAAEVTHIYHTVKHGLSYNSADCALKLTVRTLNDSSIAKKMSCGRTKAEAVVTDVLSPKAIEEVIKKLKSGATPLPLSLHTDASNKGNRKMFPLALQFFTPEAGVVNKILDFVENPDESAEGIVKIIQSSLENVGLSLDQVSAFSADNANVNYGIHNSVFTKLRETNSEILRGNCHP from the exons ATGATGAACATGAGGGGCGTGAAAGAAAGGGGAACCCTTGACCAATTTGTTGTCCACCAGGCCACGGCAGAAGCAGATATG GTGACTGCTGCAGAGGTGACCCATATCTACCACACTGTAAAGCACGGTTTAAGTTATAACTCGGCTGACTGTGCACTCAAACTGACTGTACGAACGCTGAATGACTCCAGTATTGCCAAGAAGATGTCCTGCGGAAGGACGAAAGCTGAAGCAGTTGTCACAGATGTCCTGTCTCCAAAGGCAATAGAAGAGGTGATCAAAAAATTGAAAAGTGGTGCAACTCCACTCCCATTGTCTCTTCACACTGATGCTTCAAATAAGGGAAATCGGAAGATGTTTCCCTTGGCCTTGCAGTTTTTTACACCAGAAGCTGGAGTTGTCAACAAGATATTGGATTTTGTTGAAAATCCAGATGAGTCTGCAGAGGGAAtagtaaaaataatacaaagctCTCTTGAAAACGTGGGGCTATCCTTAGATCAGGTTTCGGCATTCAGTGCTGACAATGCAAATGTAAATTATGGCATCCACAACTCAGTCTTCACAAAATTGAGAGAGACCAACAGTGAGATCCTTCGTGGCAACTGCCATCCATGA
- the LOC116314921 gene encoding beta-fibrinogenase brevinase-like, which yields MTAMAHLKLLLLLLWVGITVSTGVDLHKRIYGGQKCPDTERRYHVTLMAKHGTSGNTAYLCGGSLIHERWILTAAHCWKNEPGWDMYVTLGVHPQPSWIKLLFQRSSDKKKEVEITGRSFFVGINTFEDIMLLEIPPQTGRKTVALPDCAKPPKEGDVVQVAGLGGYMVDATGHTLPDQPPHLQCANMHVVDCEPTRNFACHSDVPYDNRLCLEEPNVDARHGDSGGGVIYNNMIYGVISGGGKRVCTEPVVTVNVCPYMNWINQKINPKSNGK from the exons ATGACAGCAATGGCTCATCTGAAGCTgcttcttctccttctgtgGGTTG gcatCACAGTCAGCACAGGAGTAGATTTGCACAAAAGGATCTATGGAGGCCAAAAGTGTCCAGACACTGAGCGTCGGTATCACGTGACACTCATGGCAAAACATGGAACAAGTGGAAACACAGCATATCTCTGTGGTGGCTCACTGATCCATGAACGGTGGATTCTGACTGCAGCCCACTGCTGGAAAAATGAACCTGGATG GGATATGTATGTAACTTTAGGAGTTCATCCACAACCATCATGGATAAAGTTATTATTTCAACGatcttcagataaaaaaaaagaggtggaAATCACAGGTAGATCGTTTTTTGTGGGCATAAATACATTTGAAGACATCATGCTACtggaaattcctccacaaacagGCAGGAAGACCGTTGCCTTACCAGACTGTGCAAAACCTCCCAAAGA agGAGACGTCGTTCAGGTGGCAGGACTTGGTGGTTATATGGTAGATGCCACCGGCCACACAC TCCCTGACCAACCACCTCATCTCCAATGTGCAAACATGCATGTTGTTGACTGTGAGCCTACCAGAAACTTTGCATGTCATTCAGATGTGCCGTATGACAACAGGCTGTGTCTGGAAGAACCTAATGTAGATGCACGTCAC gGTGATTCTGGTGGTGGAGTGATATACAACAACATGATTTATGGGGTAATCAGTGGCGGTGGTAAACGTGTCTGTACTGAACCAGTTGTTACTGTGAATGTCTGTCCTTACATGAACTGGATAAACCAGAAAATTAATCCAAAAAGTAATGGAAAATAA
- the LOC120440771 gene encoding uncharacterized protein LOC120440771, with product MKDLDQLQIPRLYVPVSLSTQTQHRELCVFSDASVMAIAAVAYLKTISATGEIHVGFVMAKAKLAPHPAHTVPRLELCAAVLAAEMAVFIQDEMDIDIHSVTYYTDSKIVLGYIYNTSRRFYVYVSNRIAQIRKSSRPDQWHYITTEENPADHGTRPTTAAALKSTNWFTGPSFLLGPSQGLLPQSDDFELIHPEVDPEVRPEVTTFSTMVKKSSLGAQRFLTFSTWRALTRAVSTLIKKARSVADTHGGNTGNEDEQAVTVIIKTAQQDAFGRELQCLVKGDRIPKQSPLRKLTPFLDKDGLLRVGGRMSSTDMSFDDKHPLVIPKTHIATLLVRKYHEQSAHQGRHFTEGAIRLAGLWLIGGKRLVSSVIHKCVTCKRLRGKMEDQKMSDLPSERLSPDPPFTHVGLDVFGPWMVTARRTRGGHAESKRWAVMFTCLTTRSVHIEVIETMTTTSFINGLRRFIAIRGPIKTIRSDRGTNFTGACKELKLDASDSEVRSYLKDNKCTWIFNPPHSSHMGGVWERMIGIARRILDALLMKLNPSYLTHETLVTLMAEVTAIINSRPLVSVSSDPEAPAVLTPSMLLTQKRDTLTAPSGDFDVNDLSKKHWKRVQALADAFWKRWKTEYLTTLQTQRKWTTEKPNLQVGDVVLMKDSQVKRTEWPVGLVIKAFPSQDHRVRKVEVKVVKNGTPKVYLRPVSEVVLLLHPEKG from the coding sequence ATGAAAGACTTAGATCAGCTCCAGATTCCAAGACTATATGTTCCAGTGTCTTTGTCCACAcagactcagcacagagagtTGTGCGTGTTTTCAGATGCATCAGTCATGGCTATAGCTGCTGTGGCTTACTTGAAAACAATTTCTGCAACAGGAGAGATCCATGTGGGATTTGTTATGGCAAAGGCAAAGCTGGCCCCACACCCAGCGCACACCGTGCCACGTCTTGAGCTCTGTGCTGCGGTTTTGGCAGCTGAAATGGCGGTCTTCATCCAAGATGAAATGGATATTGACATTCATTCTGTGACGTACTATACTGACAGCAAAATAGTACTGGGTTACATATATAACACCTCACGCAGGTTTTATGTCTATGTGTCAAACAGGATAGCACAGATCAGAAAGTCGTCTCGTCCAGATCAGTGGCATTACATCACCACTGAAGAAAACCCGGCAGACCATGGAACTCGGCCAACAACTGCTGCAGCTCTCAAAAGCACCAATTGGTTCACTGGACCATCATTTCTATTGGGCCCTTCACAAGGACTCCTTCCCCAGAGTGATGACTTTGAGCTGATACATCCGGAGGTGGATCCAGAAGTTCGCCCTGAAGTAACGACTTTCAGCACAATGGTTAAAAAAAGCTCGCTTGGAGCTCAAAGGTTTCTTACATTTTCCACTTGGAGAGCTTTGACTCGTGCAGTCTCCACACTAATCAAAAAGGCAAGGAGTGTTGCAGATACACATGGTGGCAACACTGGAAATGAAGATGAACAAGCAGTAACAGTGATCATTAAGACTGCACAACAAGATGCCTTTGGAAGGGAGTTGCAGTGTCTTGTCAAAGGGGACCGAATCCCAAAACAAAGTCCACTGCGAAAGCTGACACCATTTCTGGACAAAGATGGGCTGCTAAGAGTTGGCGGCCGTATGTCCTCAACCGATATGTCCTTTGATGATAAACATCCTCTGGTGATTCCCAAGACGCATATTGCTACGTTATTGGTCAGAAAATATCATGAACAGTCTGCACACCAAGGACGTCATTTCACGGAGGGAGCTATTAGATTGGCAGGACTTTGGCTGATTGGGGGAAAAAGACTTGTATCTAGTGTGATACACAAATGTGTAACTTGCAAAAGGCTGAGAGGTAAAATGGAGGACCAGAAGATGTCAGACTTGCCATCTGAAAGACTTTCACCAGATCCACCATTCACTCACGTAGGGTTGGATGTTTTTGGACCTTGGATGGTGACTGCCCGGCGAACAAGAGGAGGGCATGCGGAAAGTAAACGATGGGCAGTAATGTTCACTTGTTTGACTACCAGATCTGTGCACATTGAGGTTATAGAGACTATGACCACTACAAGCTTCATCAATGGGCTCAGACGTTTCATTGCCATAAGAGGGCCGATCAAAACAATCAGATCAGACCGGGGAACAAATTTCACTGGCGCCTGTAAAGAACTCAAACTTGATGCATCAGATTCTGAGGTGAGGAGTTACCTTAAAGACAACAAGTGTACTTGGATATTCAATCCTCCCCACTCTTCCCACATGGGTGGGGTGTGGGAGAGGATGATTGGCATTGCTCGGCGAATCTTAGATGCTCTTCTTATGAAGCTGAATCCATCGTACCTCACACATGAGACACTTGTCACCCTGATGGCAGAGGTTACCGCCATTATAAATTCAAGACCATTGGTCTCAGTGTCTTCTGACCCAGAAGCACCGGCAGTTCTCACCCCGTCAATGTTGTTGACACAGAAAAGAGATACATTGACTGCTCCCTCTGGGGATTTTGATGTTAATGATCTGTCCAAGAAACACTGGAAAAGGGTCCAAGCACTCGCTGATGCATTTTGGAAAAGGTGGAAAACGGAGTATCTGACCACGCTTCAAACACAGAGAAAGTGGACAACAGAGAAGCCAAATCTTCAAGTGGGCGATGTTGTACTGATGAAGGATTCACAAGTAAAAAGGACTGAGTGGCCTGTTGGACTTGTGATTAAAGCCTTTCCTAGCCAAGATCATAGAGTACGTAAGGTAGAAGTGAAGGTAGTCAAGAATGGCACTCCTAAAGTGTATTTGCGGCCAGTGTCGGAGGTTGTTTTACTACTACATCCAGAGAAAGGGTAG